The genomic region TCCGCGTCATCGAGCTCGCCGGGCCGGAAGGGGAGTGGTGCGGCAAGCTCTTCGCCGACATGGGCGCCGACGTCATCAAGGTGGAACCACCGCAGGGCGCGGCCAGCCGGAATATCGGGCCTTTCGTGGCGGACGTGCCCGACGGCGAGCGCAGCCTCTTCTTCTGGCACTACAACACCAGCAAGCGGTCCGTGACGCTGGACATCGAGACGGAGGAGGGCAGGCGCCTCCTGCGACGACTCATCGAGCGCGCCGACGTCTTCCTCGAGACGCTGCCGCCCGGCCGGGCGGCAGCGCTCGGCCTCGGATACGAGTCGCTGTCGGCGCGCAACCCCAGGCTGGTGCATGTCGCCCTCACTCCTTTCGGGCAGACCGGGCCGTATGTCGACGCCGGTTATCAGACGACCGACCTCGTGACCATGGCCCTCGGAGGCCCCATGCAGTCCTGCGGCTACAGCCTGGAGGACGGCGACCTTCCTCCCGTGCGTCCGGGGCCGTATCACAGCTACCACACCGGCTCGCACTACGCCTTTATCGCCGCCCTTGCGGCGCTCTGGGAACGGGAGAACAGCGGCCAGGGGCAGTACATCGACGTGTCCGCGCACGCGGCCCTCGCGGTCACGGTGGAGTTCGCGAGCACGAACTGGGAGTACGAACGGGCGACCATCCGCCGCCAGACCGGCCGTCACGCCGGACGCCAGCCTACGGCCCGGACGCAGCACCTCTGCGCGGACGGGAAGTACGTGAACCTGAGCCTGCCCTTCAACCAGGACGCCTGGCACAAGCTCCTGGCCGTGCTGCGCGAGAAGGGGATCGACCTGGACCTCGATGTCGAGGCGCTTGCCGACCCGCAACGCCGCTTCGCCTTGGGCAGCACTATCCTCGACGTACTCGAGGTCATGACCTCGACGATGACTTCCGAGGAGCTGTTCCACCTCGGCCAGAGCATCGGGCTGACCTGGGGCGCCGTGCGCCGGCCAGAGGACTGGCTGGACGACCCGCACGCCGCCGCGCGCGGCTTCTTCGTGGAGGTGGAACAGCCGGAGATCGGCCGCACGCTGCGATATCCCGGCGCCCCCTACAAATTCCTGGGCTCGCCCTGGCGGCTGCGCAGGCGAGCACCGGCCCTGGGCCAGGACAACCAGGACGTCTACGGCGAGTTGGGCCTTGCGCCCGCGGACCTCACCGCCCTCCGCGAGGCCAGCGTGATCTAGGTCTCTCGCGGTCCGCGTGGTGCCGGATCTGCGCCGGCGCCCATCTCGCGGGAGCCCCTCACGAGCCCTCTCGGACCTCCACGATTCCGTCGGCAACGAGGCCGTGGGCCTTGCGCTGGTCCCGGCTGGGGGCCTCGGCGTCCGGCGCCTCGACCAGGCTGTAGACGCGGCCGGTCTGCTCGTTGAACACTACTTGACGTAATCACACCGTACTGACCCTGCCCCTCGAGGTCCCGCTTGTGCGCCCTCGGCGGCCGAGACCGCCCGCGGGGGT from Dehalococcoidia bacterium harbors:
- a CDS encoding CoA transferase; protein product: MSDPVDQALEGIRVIELAGPEGEWCGKLFADMGADVIKVEPPQGAASRNIGPFVADVPDGERSLFFWHYNTSKRSVTLDIETEEGRRLLRRLIERADVFLETLPPGRAAALGLGYESLSARNPRLVHVALTPFGQTGPYVDAGYQTTDLVTMALGGPMQSCGYSLEDGDLPPVRPGPYHSYHTGSHYAFIAALAALWERENSGQGQYIDVSAHAALAVTVEFASTNWEYERATIRRQTGRHAGRQPTARTQHLCADGKYVNLSLPFNQDAWHKLLAVLREKGIDLDLDVEALADPQRRFALGSTILDVLEVMTSTMTSEELFHLGQSIGLTWGAVRRPEDWLDDPHAAARGFFVEVEQPEIGRTLRYPGAPYKFLGSPWRLRRRAPALGQDNQDVYGELGLAPADLTALREASVI